In Clostridium swellfunianum, a genomic segment contains:
- a CDS encoding glycoside hydrolase family 172 protein has translation MQKFDGLNVNMSNLHLLSDAKTRSISPENFTGEKGKGGMATTGTGERASSQLGRGWKVSPSIIIHAKETFELGNIEGPGAIQHIWMTPTGIWRNSILKIYYDNQDIPSVECPVGDFFACGWGQYAHVNSLAVTVNPGSAFNCYWTMPFRKNCRITMTNIGEEDMYLYYQIDYVLTEVSEDTAYFHAQFRRVNPLPYKEVYTIVDGIKGKGHYVGTYMAWGVNNNGWWGEGEIKFYMDGDKEYPTICGTGTEDYFCGSYNFENKTTHQYEEYTTAYAGLPQVIRPDGLYQSQMRFGMYRWHITDPIRFDEDLKVTIQALGWRNGGYYLPLQDDIASVAYWYQTLPTQEFPKLPGVEKLEIN, from the coding sequence ATGCAAAAATTTGACGGTTTGAATGTAAACATGAGTAATTTGCATCTGTTGTCAGATGCAAAAACACGATCTATTAGCCCTGAAAATTTCACGGGCGAGAAGGGCAAGGGTGGAATGGCAACCACAGGTACAGGAGAAAGAGCCTCAAGTCAGCTTGGAAGAGGCTGGAAGGTGTCGCCTTCAATTATTATACATGCCAAAGAAACCTTTGAGCTTGGGAATATTGAGGGCCCGGGCGCAATTCAGCATATATGGATGACTCCAACTGGAATATGGAGAAACAGCATATTAAAAATATATTATGACAATCAGGATATTCCTTCAGTTGAATGCCCTGTAGGAGACTTCTTTGCATGCGGTTGGGGACAGTATGCTCACGTAAATTCACTAGCAGTAACAGTAAACCCAGGCAGTGCTTTTAACTGTTATTGGACTATGCCCTTTAGAAAAAACTGCAGAATAACAATGACGAATATTGGCGAGGAGGATATGTATCTTTATTACCAGATAGATTATGTACTAACAGAGGTTTCTGAGGATACTGCATACTTTCACGCACAGTTCAGGCGCGTTAATCCTCTTCCTTATAAAGAAGTCTATACAATAGTAGACGGTATTAAAGGGAAGGGCCACTATGTTGGAACCTACATGGCTTGGGGAGTAAATAACAATGGCTGGTGGGGAGAAGGGGAAATAAAGTTTTATATGGATGGCGATAAGGAGTATCCGACAATATGCGGTACTGGAACAGAAGATTATTTCTGCGGCTCCTATAATTTTGAAAATAAGACAACCCACCAATATGAGGAATACACAACTGCTTATGCAGGGCTTCCTCAGGTTATTCGCCCAGACGGGCTTTATCAGTCTCAAATGCGTTTTGGCATGTACAGATGGCATATAACAGACCCAATAAGATTTGACGAGGATTTAAAGGTTACTATTCAGGCACTTGGCTGGAGAAATGGAGGGTATTATCTGCCTCTGCAAGATGACATCGCTTCAGTGGCATATTGGTATCAAACCCTGCCAACACAAGAATTTCCAAAGCTGCCTGGAGTTGAAAAGCTTGAAATAAATTAA
- a CDS encoding DUF4185 domain-containing protein, producing MRFRKMSLLMVVMFSLGIVLFDGMASNRKAIAEQENLIEDAGFENQTAASISHPWRIEGAGGVDRELGYSHSGLNNAWIYSKDGWTNIYQKVDVAKNTDYIFSGWVKSINQSNGYFGARAKRADGSIVILSETVFHDETPAGQPDEYKLLSVTVNSGDYDSLELYAGFWGNGNDAWVQVDDFSLVKEIKPSTTDSSKFVLNGVKNLTKVAQLTGKNSINKTDKYDLYGTDLGSMIEMNGKVYMTFGDTFGVRPDDFIGGGGSNWRSSTMAVISDKNPSDGLTFDGFITGPDGNAKELLSSKKINYDEMTVIPTGGFSIGNRLYLNFMSVHHWGDPGRWTTNYSGLARSDDGGNTWTKLDDVKWPGGSNFIQVTTAKKGNDIYFWSIPQGRFGGVKLMKSSISSVEDISKYQYFAGTDKDGEPLWSSNMPDAREIIEGPVGELSVIWNKYLGRWIMTYLNEKTASIEMREGITPWGEWSEPVTVAKGTDYPGLYGAFMTPKYVEDNGRVIYFTMSQWDPYNVFLMKVELDRSGKKNSYKIEKMEDEENAEGHSEDNIARAN from the coding sequence ATGAGATTTAGAAAAATGAGCTTACTTATGGTCGTTATGTTTTCTTTAGGCATTGTTTTATTTGATGGGATGGCAAGCAACAGGAAAGCTATTGCAGAACAGGAAAATCTAATTGAAGATGCGGGCTTTGAAAATCAAACAGCTGCTTCCATATCGCATCCATGGAGAATTGAAGGAGCAGGAGGAGTAGACAGAGAATTAGGCTATTCGCATTCAGGCTTAAATAATGCCTGGATTTATTCTAAGGATGGATGGACTAATATCTATCAGAAGGTTGACGTAGCAAAAAACACGGATTATATTTTTTCAGGCTGGGTAAAAAGCATAAATCAGTCAAATGGATACTTTGGAGCTAGAGCAAAAAGGGCGGATGGAAGCATTGTGATATTAAGTGAAACTGTATTTCATGATGAAACTCCAGCAGGCCAGCCTGACGAATACAAGCTGCTTTCTGTGACTGTGAATTCAGGTGATTACGACAGTTTGGAATTATATGCAGGCTTCTGGGGAAATGGAAATGACGCATGGGTTCAGGTAGATGATTTTTCCTTGGTTAAAGAAATAAAGCCTTCCACAACTGACAGCAGCAAGTTTGTTTTAAATGGAGTTAAAAATCTTACCAAGGTAGCACAGTTAACAGGTAAAAATTCAATAAATAAAACTGATAAATATGATCTGTATGGTACTGACCTTGGAAGCATGATTGAAATGAACGGAAAGGTCTATATGACCTTCGGCGACACCTTTGGCGTACGTCCAGACGACTTTATAGGTGGGGGAGGCAGCAATTGGCGCTCAAGTACCATGGCGGTAATATCCGATAAGAATCCTTCTGACGGATTAACCTTTGATGGTTTCATTACAGGACCGGATGGAAATGCCAAGGAGCTGTTAAGCTCTAAAAAGATAAATTACGATGAGATGACAGTTATTCCTACTGGCGGATTCAGCATAGGCAATAGATTATACTTAAACTTTATGTCAGTTCATCACTGGGGAGACCCTGGAAGATGGACCACTAACTACAGTGGCTTGGCGCGTTCTGATGACGGAGGCAACACATGGACAAAGCTAGACGATGTAAAATGGCCGGGAGGAAGCAATTTTATCCAGGTAACTACAGCTAAAAAGGGAAATGACATTTATTTTTGGAGTATACCTCAAGGAAGATTCGGCGGTGTTAAGCTGATGAAGTCGTCAATAAGCAGCGTAGAGGATATAAGCAAATATCAATATTTTGCCGGAACTGATAAAGATGGAGAGCCACTTTGGTCTTCTAACATGCCTGATGCAAGAGAAATAATTGAGGGTCCTGTTGGAGAATTGTCTGTAATTTGGAATAAATATTTAGGAAGATGGATTATGACCTATCTGAACGAGAAAACTGCTTCAATTGAAATGAGAGAAGGAATAACACCTTGGGGAGAGTGGAGCGAGCCGGTTACTGTTGCTAAAGGAACCGACTATCCTGGCTTGTATGGAGCCTTTATGACTCCTAAGTATGTAGAAGACAATGGCAGAGTTATATACTTTACAATGTCTCAATGGGATCCATATAACGTGTTCCTAATGAAGGTGGAACTAGACAGGTCAGGAAAAAAGAACAGCTATAAAATTGAAAAAATGGAGGACGAAGAAAATGCTGAAGGGCATTCCGAAGATAATATCGCCAGAGCTAATTAA
- a CDS encoding RbsD/FucU family protein has protein sequence MLKGIPKIISPELIKVLMEMGHGDEIVIADGNFPAASCAKRLIRCDGHNVPELLDAILKFFPVDTDSKYSASLMQVDIGEKLLPVIWEEYKKVLRKYESNFQEFNIAARQDFYDKAKNAYAVIATSEPALYANIIIRKGTV, from the coding sequence ATGCTGAAGGGCATTCCGAAGATAATATCGCCAGAGCTAATTAAAGTTTTGATGGAAATGGGACACGGAGACGAAATTGTCATTGCAGATGGCAATTTCCCGGCTGCTTCTTGCGCTAAAAGACTTATTAGATGCGATGGTCATAATGTTCCTGAGCTTTTAGACGCAATATTGAAGTTCTTTCCTGTAGATACAGATTCTAAATATTCAGCTTCGTTAATGCAGGTGGATATTGGGGAAAAGCTATTGCCTGTGATCTGGGAGGAATATAAGAAAGTGCTTAGAAAATATGAATCTAATTTTCAAGAATTTAATATTGCAGCCAGACAGGATTTTTATGATAAAGCAAAGAATGCATATGCTGTAATCGCTACAAGCGAGCCAGCTTTATATGCAAATATCATAATAAGAAAAGGTACAGTTTAA
- a CDS encoding L-fucose isomerase — protein MSNRLNGSLPKIGIRPIIDGRRNGVRESLEEQTMNMAKALEKLLTENLRHPSGEAVECVIADSTIGGVAEAARCAEKFEREGVGVSISVTPCWCYGTETIDMNPNIPKAIWGFNGTERPGAVYLAAALAGHNQKGLPAFGIYGRDVQDAGDTSIPEDVKEKLLKFAKAGLAVATMRGKSYLAMGSVSMGIAGSVVNPDFFESYLGMRCEYIDTAEFTRRIALEIYDRDEYEKALKWVKENCKEGKDNNPVEKQFKREQKDKDWETVVKMTLIARDLMIGNQKLAEMGYGEEAEGHNAIASGFQGQRQWTDMFPDGDFMEAILNSSFDWNGIREAFVYATEDDSLNGASMLFGHLLSNTAQLFADVRTYWSPEAVKRVTGTELTGKAANGLIHLINSGAATLDATGQQSIDGQPAMKPFWDITEEEVEKCLEATSWRPANLGYMRGGGYSSQFLTKGGMPVTMCRLNLIKGLGAVLQIAEGYSVELPEDVHKTLDDRTDPSWPTTWFAPNLTGEGAFKDVYSVMNNWGANHGAISYGHIGAELITLASMLRIPVAMHNVPEEKVFRPSVWGAYGTKDMESADFRACETYGPLYGLK, from the coding sequence ATGAGCAACAGATTGAATGGAAGCTTGCCAAAGATAGGAATAAGACCAATAATTGACGGACGTAGAAATGGTGTAAGAGAATCTCTTGAAGAGCAAACAATGAATATGGCAAAGGCCTTGGAAAAGCTTTTGACTGAGAATTTAAGACATCCAAGCGGAGAGGCGGTTGAGTGTGTAATTGCAGACTCTACCATAGGCGGAGTAGCTGAAGCAGCCAGATGTGCAGAAAAGTTTGAAAGAGAAGGCGTGGGCGTTTCAATATCCGTAACACCATGCTGGTGCTATGGGACTGAAACAATCGATATGAACCCTAACATACCAAAGGCAATATGGGGTTTTAACGGAACAGAAAGACCAGGAGCTGTTTACCTTGCAGCAGCACTTGCAGGACATAATCAAAAGGGACTTCCTGCCTTTGGAATTTACGGCAGAGATGTTCAGGATGCAGGCGACACATCAATTCCAGAGGATGTTAAGGAAAAGCTTCTTAAGTTTGCAAAAGCTGGACTGGCAGTTGCAACTATGAGAGGTAAATCATATTTGGCAATGGGTAGCGTTTCAATGGGTATAGCAGGTTCAGTAGTTAATCCTGACTTCTTTGAAAGCTATTTAGGAATGAGATGCGAGTACATAGACACTGCAGAGTTCACTCGCAGAATTGCACTTGAAATATATGACAGAGACGAATATGAAAAGGCTCTAAAGTGGGTTAAGGAAAACTGCAAGGAAGGAAAAGACAATAACCCAGTAGAAAAGCAATTTAAAAGGGAGCAGAAGGATAAGGATTGGGAAACTGTTGTTAAGATGACCTTAATAGCAAGAGACCTTATGATAGGAAATCAAAAGCTTGCTGAAATGGGATACGGAGAGGAAGCAGAAGGACATAATGCTATTGCTTCAGGTTTCCAGGGGCAAAGGCAATGGACTGATATGTTCCCAGATGGAGACTTCATGGAAGCTATATTAAATTCCTCCTTTGATTGGAATGGAATTAGAGAAGCCTTTGTTTATGCAACAGAGGATGACAGCTTAAATGGAGCATCAATGCTATTTGGACACCTTTTATCAAACACAGCACAATTGTTTGCAGATGTTAGAACCTACTGGAGTCCTGAAGCAGTTAAGAGAGTAACAGGAACAGAGCTTACTGGAAAAGCTGCAAATGGACTTATACACCTTATTAATTCAGGAGCAGCTACCCTTGATGCTACTGGACAGCAGTCTATTGACGGACAGCCTGCAATGAAGCCTTTTTGGGATATAACTGAAGAAGAGGTTGAAAAATGCCTTGAAGCAACTAGCTGGAGACCTGCAAATCTAGGATACATGAGAGGCGGCGGGTATTCCTCACAATTTTTAACAAAGGGTGGAATGCCAGTTACAATGTGTAGGTTGAATTTGATAAAGGGACTGGGAGCGGTTCTTCAAATTGCAGAGGGTTATTCCGTTGAGCTTCCTGAAGATGTTCATAAGACCTTGGATGACAGAACAGATCCATCCTGGCCAACAACCTGGTTTGCTCCAAACTTAACAGGGGAAGGCGCATTTAAGGATGTATATTCAGTTATGAACAACTGGGGAGCAAATCATGGAGCTATTAGCTACGGACACATAGGTGCAGAATTAATAACTCTAGCTTCGATGCTTAGAATTCCAGTAGCTATGCATAATGTGCCTGAGGAAAAAGTATTCAGACCAAGCGTATGGGGAGCCTATGGAACAAAAGACATGGAAAGTGCCGACTTCAGAGCTTGCGAAACCTATGGACCTTTATATGGATTAAAGTAG
- a CDS encoding ribulokinase, with translation MSNKKYAIGLDFGTQSGRAVLVEVETGMEVAEAVTPYKCGVIDEYLPETNLKLPQDFALQNPEDYIEVLETVVPKVMKETGISPEDIIGIGIDFTACTILPVTKDGTALCMLSEYRANPHAWVKLWKHHAAQREANDFNKIAGLRNESFMFRYGGKISSEWLVTKIWQILKEAPEIYSNADSFMEAGDWVTMQLTGINVRNSCAAGYKALWSKSEGYPDKKFFKALDPRLENLVEEKLNSPILPIGSKAGLLRKEMAAKMGLREGISVSVANVDAHVAAPAVKVVEPGKMLMIMGTSTCHMLLSKENKLVKGVGGVVEDGIIPGFYGYEAGQAAVGDIFEWFVDNQVPESYMKEAGERGINIHVLLEEKASKLKPGESGLLALDWWNGNRSTLVDADLTGMILGATLLTKPEEIYRALIEATAFGTNAIIEAFREEDIAVDALYACGGLPEKNKMLMQIYADVTNMEIRISASKQTPALGAAMFGAVAAGKENGGYDSLLEAAEKMARLKDEVFKPIPENVKVYGKLYLEYKKLYDYFGKGENNVMKVLKALKSND, from the coding sequence ATGTCAAATAAAAAATATGCAATAGGACTGGACTTTGGCACGCAATCAGGACGTGCTGTTTTAGTAGAAGTAGAAACAGGAATGGAAGTTGCTGAAGCAGTTACTCCTTACAAATGCGGTGTAATTGATGAATATTTGCCTGAAACGAATTTAAAGCTTCCTCAAGATTTTGCTTTGCAAAATCCTGAGGATTATATAGAAGTATTAGAGACTGTCGTGCCAAAGGTAATGAAAGAGACAGGTATTAGCCCCGAAGATATAATTGGAATTGGAATTGACTTTACAGCCTGCACCATACTTCCTGTAACAAAGGATGGCACAGCGCTTTGCATGCTTTCGGAATATAGAGCTAATCCTCATGCCTGGGTTAAGCTTTGGAAGCATCATGCTGCCCAGAGGGAAGCTAATGATTTTAATAAAATTGCAGGCTTAAGAAATGAAAGTTTTATGTTCAGATACGGAGGCAAGATTTCCTCAGAATGGCTTGTCACTAAGATTTGGCAGATTTTAAAGGAAGCTCCTGAAATTTACTCAAATGCAGACAGCTTTATGGAAGCTGGAGACTGGGTAACTATGCAGCTTACAGGAATTAATGTAAGAAACAGTTGTGCTGCAGGCTATAAGGCTCTATGGAGCAAGAGCGAAGGATATCCTGATAAGAAATTCTTTAAGGCGCTTGATCCTAGGCTTGAAAATTTAGTGGAAGAAAAGCTAAACAGTCCTATACTGCCTATAGGAAGCAAGGCAGGATTACTTCGCAAGGAGATGGCTGCAAAGATGGGGCTTAGAGAAGGCATATCAGTTTCTGTAGCCAATGTGGATGCTCATGTTGCAGCACCTGCTGTCAAAGTGGTTGAGCCGGGAAAAATGCTTATGATCATGGGAACCTCAACCTGTCATATGCTTTTATCAAAAGAAAATAAGCTGGTAAAGGGTGTAGGCGGAGTAGTAGAAGATGGAATCATTCCAGGCTTTTATGGCTATGAAGCAGGACAGGCTGCTGTAGGAGACATATTTGAATGGTTTGTTGATAATCAGGTTCCTGAAAGCTATATGAAAGAAGCCGGAGAAAGAGGAATTAACATACATGTTCTTTTAGAGGAGAAGGCTTCAAAGCTAAAGCCAGGTGAAAGCGGGCTGCTTGCTTTGGATTGGTGGAATGGAAATAGGTCTACTCTTGTAGATGCGGATTTAACAGGAATGATATTAGGGGCAACCTTATTAACCAAGCCAGAGGAAATTTACAGAGCGCTTATTGAAGCCACAGCCTTTGGAACTAATGCAATAATAGAAGCATTTAGGGAGGAGGATATAGCTGTAGATGCTCTCTATGCCTGCGGAGGGCTGCCAGAGAAGAATAAAATGCTAATGCAGATTTATGCTGACGTTACTAATATGGAAATAAGAATTTCAGCTTCAAAGCAAACTCCTGCATTGGGCGCGGCTATGTTTGGAGCTGTTGCAGCAGGTAAAGAAAACGGAGGATACGATAGTTTGTTAGAAGCTGCAGAAAAAATGGCACGATTAAAGGACGAGGTGTTTAAGCCGATACCTGAGAATGTAAAGGTGTATGGAAAATTGTACCTAGAATATAAGAAACTATACGATTATTTTGGCAAAGGCGAAAATAATGTTATGAAGGTTTTAAAAGCACTTAAAAGCAACGACTAA
- the fsa gene encoding fructose-6-phosphate aldolase produces the protein MKLFIDTANVEEIREANEMGVICGVTTNPSLIAKEGRDFSEVIKEIISIVDGPISGEVISLNAEDMIEEGREIAKIHKNMVVKIPMTSEGLKAVKVLSSEGIKTNVTLIFTPSQALLAARAGASYVSPFLGRLDDIAANSMELIEKIAHIFNIHKIGTEIITASTRNPIHVQEAAAAGSHIATVPFAVIKQMLKHPLTDSGIERFMKDWNEAFNKIS, from the coding sequence ATGAAATTATTTATTGATACTGCCAATGTTGAGGAAATAAGAGAAGCAAATGAAATGGGGGTTATTTGTGGAGTGACTACAAATCCATCATTGATTGCAAAAGAAGGACGAGATTTCAGTGAAGTTATTAAAGAGATAATCTCCATAGTTGACGGACCAATAAGTGGAGAGGTTATAAGCTTGAATGCTGAAGATATGATAGAAGAGGGTAGAGAAATAGCTAAAATTCATAAAAATATGGTAGTTAAGATACCTATGACTAGTGAGGGGCTAAAGGCTGTAAAGGTGCTTTCAAGTGAAGGAATAAAGACTAATGTAACACTAATTTTCACACCTTCTCAGGCATTGCTTGCAGCTAGAGCAGGAGCATCCTATGTAAGCCCATTCCTTGGAAGGTTAGATGATATAGCTGCAAATTCCATGGAGCTTATAGAGAAAATAGCTCATATATTTAATATTCATAAGATAGGAACTGAAATTATTACAGCAAGTACAAGGAACCCAATTCATGTACAAGAAGCAGCAGCGGCAGGTTCTCACATAGCTACAGTTCCATTTGCAGTTATAAAGCAAATGTTAAAGCATCCTTTAACTGATAGCGGAATTGAAAGGTTTATGAAGGACTGGAATGAAGCATTTAATAAAATAAGCTAG
- a CDS encoding LacI family DNA-binding transcriptional regulator, whose protein sequence is MKTTVRKIATAAGVSPATVSRYFNGNQKLNSDTIEKIEIVLQDMEYSPKMKKIKSSNLIGVLLPHLRYGFYGDALRELIEQAENYNFSLVIIPTNQENSYSYKDIVEKHNFRGIIYFEEEIDKDILNFMEERGIRTVMCGGAALNHSSDMVHVNDMAAAYEGTKYLIKLGHRDIMFISDHIQNISAGFQRMTGSKRAMEESSLKFEEEAISYGPVTYEAGYEATKRFLDKGKKFTAIFAYSDELAMGAMAALFDAGIRVPEEVSVLGFDDLQIASRIRPALTTIHQPMKSFITKTLELFLEEGKIDNVEISLPFCIKERGSCMEINREAAEIESNRL, encoded by the coding sequence ATGAAAACGACTGTGAGAAAAATCGCTACAGCAGCAGGCGTATCTCCTGCAACAGTATCTAGATATTTTAATGGTAATCAAAAATTGAACAGTGATACTATAGAAAAGATTGAAATAGTACTGCAAGACATGGAATACAGCCCTAAAATGAAGAAAATTAAATCAAGCAATTTAATCGGTGTTTTACTTCCGCACTTGCGCTATGGATTCTATGGTGATGCTCTTAGAGAGTTGATTGAACAAGCTGAAAACTATAATTTTAGCCTTGTTATTATTCCAACCAACCAAGAGAACAGCTATAGTTACAAAGATATTGTTGAAAAACATAATTTCAGAGGAATTATTTATTTTGAAGAAGAGATAGACAAAGACATCCTTAACTTTATGGAGGAAAGAGGCATTAGGACAGTGATGTGCGGCGGAGCAGCCCTTAATCATAGTTCTGATATGGTTCATGTTAATGATATGGCAGCGGCCTATGAGGGAACGAAATATCTGATTAAGCTTGGTCATAGAGATATTATGTTTATTTCAGATCATATACAAAACATTAGTGCAGGATTTCAAAGGATGACAGGAAGCAAAAGAGCAATGGAGGAAAGCTCCTTGAAGTTTGAAGAAGAAGCTATTAGCTATGGCCCTGTTACATATGAAGCTGGATATGAAGCAACAAAAAGATTTTTAGACAAGGGAAAGAAGTTTACAGCAATATTTGCTTATAGCGATGAACTGGCAATGGGGGCAATGGCTGCATTATTTGATGCAGGAATTCGCGTACCCGAAGAGGTTTCGGTGCTTGGTTTTGATGATTTGCAGATTGCATCTAGAATAAGACCTGCACTTACAACTATTCATCAGCCAATGAAAAGCTTTATAACCAAAACCTTAGAATTATTTTTAGAAGAAGGAAAGATTGATAATGTAGAAATATCACTTCCATTTTGTATAAAGGAAAGAGGAAGCTGCATGGAAATAAATAGAGAAGCTGCAGAGATAGAATCAAATAGGCTTTAA